DNA from Desulfobaccales bacterium:
CCCTTTCCCAGCAGCTCATATTACCCCTAAGAAAAAATCGTCCAGGGGTTTCATTTTTTCCCTAATCGTTTTATGTTTTAGCGTTAATGTTGGCGGCCGCGGTTCCAAGGGCGGCGCCCGGAAAGGCAGTAGGATGACGGATGAATTTCAGGTGGCCCTGATCACCGGCGCGGCCCGGGGCATCGGCCAGGTCATTGCCGCCACGTTGGCAACCCCGGGACGGGTGCTGTATCTCAATGATGTGGCTTGGGAGGCGGACCCGGTCACCCCGAGGTTGGTGGCGGAGAAGGGAGCCACGGCTAAGCTCCTCACTTTCAGCGTCACCGACCCCGCCCAGGTGGAGGCCGCGGTGGAGGGTATCGTTAAGGAGAGCGGCCGCCTGGACATCCTGGTGAACAACGCCGGCATCACCCGGGACCAGTTGGTGATGCGCATGAAGGATGAAGACTGGGGGCAGGTGCTGGCGGTGAATCTCACCGGGGCCTTTTACTGCACCCGGGCGGCAGCCAAGGTCATGCTCAAGCAGCGCCGGGGGCGCATCATCAACATCAGTTCGGTGGTGGGCTTCATGGGCAATCCGGGACAGGCCAATTACGCCGCCTCCAAGGCGGGGCTGGCGGGCCTCACCAAGGCGGTGGCCCGGGAGCTGGCCTCCCGGAACATCACGGTGAACGCCGTGGCCCCCGGGTTTATCACCACGGACATGACCGAGGCCCTGCCGGAAAAGGTTAAAGAAATGATGCTGGCCCAGATTCCCATGGGCCGCTTCGGCACGCCGGAGGAGGTGGCCCAGGTGGTGGCCTTCCTGGCCTCCCCCCAGGCGGCCTATATCACCGGCCAGGTGATCCATGTGAACGGCGGTATGCTGATGGTATAATGAAGGAGGATAAGTCCATGGCATCACTGGAAGAGAAAGTCATCAACATCATCGTGGACAAACTGGGGGTGGACCGCAGTGAGGTGACCCCCGATGCCGTATTTGTGGACGATCTCGGGGCCGACTCCCTGGACCTGGTGGAGCTCATCATGGCCATGGAAGAGGAGTTCGGCTACGAGATCCCGGATGAAGAGGCGGAAAAACTGAGGACTGTGGGGGATGTCATCAGCTTCATCAAGGCCAAAGCCGCCGCCTGAGATCGAGGTTCTCGCCATCGGCTGCGACCACGCCGGCTACCAGCTCAAGACCGAAGTTCTGGACGTTCTCCGGGAGATGGACATTCCGGTCCAGGATTTGGGCTGCGCCGGGCCGGATGAGTCGGTGCATTACCCGGTCTATGCCAAGAAAGTGGTGGACGCAGTGCTGGCCAAGCCCGGCCGCCGGGGTATTCTTATCTGCGGCACCGGCTTGGGCATGAGCGTGGTGGCCAACCGTTTCCCCGGCATCCGGGCGGCCTTGTGCCATGATTTGTATACTGCCGAGATGAGCCGACGCCACAACGACGCCAATCTGCTGGTCCTGGGGGGCCGGGTGGTGGACCCCGCCCTGGCCCGGCAGATTGTCAGGGTGTGGCTCACCACCCCCTTTGAAGGCGGGCGGCACGCCGAACGTCTGGAGCTCCTGGAGCGACTGGCCGCGGCCGCCCGGGAAACGCCCTCGGACACGTGACCATGAAGAGCACCCCTCACCCCCGCCCCTGTCCCCTAATGGGCGCCCTGTCCCAGAGCGATCCCGAGGTCTTCCGGGCCATCGAGCTGGAGCATCAGCGCCAGTTGAGCAAGCTGGAGCTCATCGCCTCGGAAAATTTCGTCAGCGAGGCGGTGCTGGCGGCCCAGGGTTCCATCCTGACCCACAAGTACGCGGAGGGGTACCCCAACCGCCGCTACTATGGGGGTTGTGAGTTTGTGGATCTCGCCGAGGAGCTGGCCATCGAGCGGGCCAAGGCCCTGTTCGGCGCGCCCTACGCCAACGTCCAGCCCCACTCCGGCACCCAGGCCAACATGGCGGTGTATTTCGCCCTCCTCCAGCCCGGGGACACCATCATGGGCATGGACCTGGCCCACGGCGGCCACCTCTCCCACGGCGCCGCGGTGAACTTCTCCGGCCGCCTCTTTAAGGCGGTGAGCTATGGGGTGGACCGGGAGAGCGAGCGGGTGGACTTCGACCAGGTGGCGGCCCTGGCCCGGGAGCATCGGCCCAGGATCATCATCGCCGGGGCCAGCGCCTATCCCCGCATCCTGGATTTTGAGCGCTTTGCCGCCATCGCCGAGGAGGTGGGGGCGTATCTGTTGGTGGACATGGCCCACATCGCCGGCCTGGTGGCCGCGGGGCTGCATCCCAACCCGGTGCCGGTGGCTGATTTTGTCACCTCCACCACCCACAAGACCCTGCGGGGCCCCCGGGGCGGCCTGATTCTGGCCCAGGAGAAGTACGCCAAGACCTTGGACAGCCAGATCTTCCCCGGTATCCAGGGCGGGCCCCTGATGCACATCATCGCCGCCAAGGCGGTGGCCTTCAAAGAGGCCTTGAGTCCCCCATTCGCCCGCTACCAGCAGCAGATCGTGGCCAACGCCCAGGTGCTGGCAGAGGAATTCCGGGCCCGGGGCTACCGGCTGGTGGCCGGCGGCACGGACAACCACCTGCTGTTGGTGGATGTCACCCCGCTCAAACTCACCGGCCGGGAGGCGGAGGAGGCCCTGGACCTGGCGGGCATCACGGTGAACAAAAACTCCATCCCCTTTGACCCCCACCCGCCCAAAATCACCAGCGGCATCCGCATCGGCACTCCGGCAGTCACCACCCGGGGGATGAAGGAAGGGGAGATGCGGGTGATTGCGGATTTCATCCACCAGGCCCTCACCGCCGCGGACGACACCGACTTCCTTAGGAAGCTGGAAGCCCAAGTGCGGGATTTCTGCCGCAGCTTCCCCCTCTTTGCGCCGGAGTGGCTGCCGTGAGAGCCCAGGGAGGCCATGCGCTGTCCTTTTTGCCACAGCACCCAGAACCGGGTGATTGACTCCCGCCCCAGCCGGGAGGCCAACGCCATCCGGCGGCGCCGGGAGTGCCTCAAATGCGGCCGCCGCTTCACCACCTATGAGCAGGTGGAGGAGACGCTGCCCCTCATTGTCAAAAAGGACGGGCGCCGGGAGCCCTACCAGCGCACCAAGGTGGCGGAAGGCATCAAAAAGGCCTGCGAAAAGCGGCCGGTCTCCATCGACGCCATTGAAAATTTCCTGGACGACTTAGAAAGGGAGCTCTTGGAGAGCGGTCAGCGGGAGGTGCCGTCCTCCTTCATCGGCGAGCGGGTGATGGCCAAGCTCCGGGAGTGGGACGACGTGGCGTATGTGCGCTTTGCCTCGGTGTATCGCCACTTCACCGACGCCACCGATTTCATGGAGGAGATCCGGCAACTGCTGGCCTCCCGGGGGCAGGACCGGCAGGGACAGTGAACGGGGGGCCCACCCCGGTGGGGCTGCCCCCCGTAAGAGTCAGCCTATCTGCGGGAACCGCCGCCCCGCTGATGCTGGAAGGTGCCGGGGCCGCCCATGCCGGAGCCGGTCTGGAATTGGAACCGGTTCTGATGTTGCATCCCGCTCCCGGAGCCATCCCGGAAGCGATCCCGGTCCCGGGTCTGCAGCGGGGTGGAGGTGGTGGAGAAGCTATCCTGGAATTGGGGCCGGCTGGTCTGCAGGCGGTCCCGGTCCCGGATGGGGTTCTGGGTGTGCTGCGGGTTATCCAGGTATTGCCGGTCCCGGTCC
Protein-coding regions in this window:
- the fabG gene encoding 3-oxoacyl-[acyl-carrier-protein] reductase; the encoded protein is MTDEFQVALITGAARGIGQVIAATLATPGRVLYLNDVAWEADPVTPRLVAEKGATAKLLTFSVTDPAQVEAAVEGIVKESGRLDILVNNAGITRDQLVMRMKDEDWGQVLAVNLTGAFYCTRAAAKVMLKQRRGRIINISSVVGFMGNPGQANYAASKAGLAGLTKAVARELASRNITVNAVAPGFITTDMTEALPEKVKEMMLAQIPMGRFGTPEEVAQVVAFLASPQAAYITGQVIHVNGGMLMV
- the acpP gene encoding acyl carrier protein yields the protein MASLEEKVINIIVDKLGVDRSEVTPDAVFVDDLGADSLDLVELIMAMEEEFGYEIPDEEAEKLRTVGDVISFIKAKAAA
- the rpiB gene encoding ribose 5-phosphate isomerase B; this translates as MSSASSRPKPPPEIEVLAIGCDHAGYQLKTEVLDVLREMDIPVQDLGCAGPDESVHYPVYAKKVVDAVLAKPGRRGILICGTGLGMSVVANRFPGIRAALCHDLYTAEMSRRHNDANLLVLGGRVVDPALARQIVRVWLTTPFEGGRHAERLELLERLAAAARETPSDT
- the glyA gene encoding serine hydroxymethyltransferase, with translation MKSTPHPRPCPLMGALSQSDPEVFRAIELEHQRQLSKLELIASENFVSEAVLAAQGSILTHKYAEGYPNRRYYGGCEFVDLAEELAIERAKALFGAPYANVQPHSGTQANMAVYFALLQPGDTIMGMDLAHGGHLSHGAAVNFSGRLFKAVSYGVDRESERVDFDQVAALAREHRPRIIIAGASAYPRILDFERFAAIAEEVGAYLLVDMAHIAGLVAAGLHPNPVPVADFVTSTTHKTLRGPRGGLILAQEKYAKTLDSQIFPGIQGGPLMHIIAAKAVAFKEALSPPFARYQQQIVANAQVLAEEFRARGYRLVAGGTDNHLLLVDVTPLKLTGREAEEALDLAGITVNKNSIPFDPHPPKITSGIRIGTPAVTTRGMKEGEMRVIADFIHQALTAADDTDFLRKLEAQVRDFCRSFPLFAPEWLP
- the nrdR gene encoding transcriptional regulator NrdR codes for the protein MRCPFCHSTQNRVIDSRPSREANAIRRRRECLKCGRRFTTYEQVEETLPLIVKKDGRREPYQRTKVAEGIKKACEKRPVSIDAIENFLDDLERELLESGQREVPSSFIGERVMAKLREWDDVAYVRFASVYRHFTDATDFMEEIRQLLASRGQDRQGQ